In bacterium, the DNA window AAACGGCAATTCCTTCATAAAGGGTTTTACGATGGAAGCTCCTTCTTCATCCGTGGAAATGCCCACAATCACAAGTCCGCGCGAAGAATACTTCTTGTGCAGTTCATTTAGCATCGGAATTTCAAACCGGCAAGGACCGCACCATGTTGCCCAGAAATTGATGATCAGTGGTTTTCCACGGAACTGAGCCAAATCGACCGGGGCGCCATCCAAATCCTTCAGCTCTACCTCGGGCAAATCCGAGACTTTCACGGGTTTTTTGCAATAAGAAACGAAAAAAACAAGAGAGAGCAGTATCACAAAAATCGCAATGTGAGATGTTTTCATAGATAGGTCTTTTCCGAGCCTATATTATAATAAGTTTACTCGAAGTAAAGTCTAGTCATGAGACGCCTCAAGGATAAAGTAGCTGTCATAACCGGTGGCAGTAAAGGTATTGGAAAAGCCACAGCAGAAGCACTGGCCCGCGAGGGTTGCCACGTAGTTCTTGCAGCGCGTCACGAAGAGGAGCTCAAGAAAACTGCGCGCGAAATCTCCCGATTGAATGTAACAGTTCTAACTTTCAAAGCTGATGTGCGTAAGTGGAAAGAAGTAGAAAGCCTCGCAGCGAGAGTCCAGGAAAAAATGGGCACACCACAGATTCTGATCAACAACGCGGGTATCGGAAGATTTGGTGAAGTCACAAGCATGAACGAAGAAGATTTTCGGGCAACGCTGGAAACGAATTTATTCGGCGTGTTTTATTGCAGTAAAGCATTTCTTCCGGGCATGATTCAAAACCAAGAAGGACACATCGTTAACATCTCTTCGCTGGCAGGCAAGAATTCCTTTCCGGGAGGATCAGCCTATTGTGCTTCAAAGCATGGTCTGATTGCTTTCGCGGAATGTTTGATGCTGGAAGTGCGACATCACAACATTAAAGTCTCCACCATCTGTCCGGGAACTGTGCAGACAGAGTTTTCCAGCCAAACAAAGGACAAATCCTGGGCGGTAACGGCGGAAGATGTAGGACAGGCGGTTATTGATGTACTAACCACATCCGCCGGCTCTCTGATCAGCATGGTCGATCTCCGGCCACTCCATCCCCCGAAAAGGTAAGAGATTCTAAACGAAGTAGCGCGGCCGTCACGGCTGCGAGAGCTAAGAAGACGCAGGCGGGACGCCCGCGCTACTTTGTTCTATCGTTATTCGTTGAGACTGCCGGTGCGATAACCTTCGAGATCAAGTGTTACAAACTTAAACCCTAGAGATTTGAAATGGGCAACAATTGTATCGAACAAATCTTCCTCCCACACGCGTTTCATTTCCTGGGGGGCGAGTTCAATGCGAACGATTTTGTCATGGTGTCGCACACGTATCTGCCGGAAACCTAACGATCGAAGAAAATCTTCACCCAGTTCCACCGTTCTTAGCTTCTCCACTGTAATGAATGATTGGTGCGGGATTCGTGACGATAGACAGGCAGAGGCGGGAATATTCCAGGTTGTGAGACCCGCCAACCTGGAACGGACGCGAATCTCCAACTTCTTCATCCCTATCTCAACGAGTGGACTTCTCACGCCGTGCAATTCAGCGGCCTGTCTACCCGGGCGAAAATCGGAAATATCGTCGGCATTTGTCCCATCCACAATCACGTCGAATGCTCGAACACCCGCAATCTCTTTGAGCACACCATAAAGTTCATCCTTGCAATGAAAGCAGCGATCGGTATTGTTCGTGCGAAATGCGTCCTTTTGCATTTCTTCCGTGTAGATGATTTCGTATGGAGCTCCGATGATTTTCACATTCTCCAGCGCAGAATCCTTTTGAACCTGTGGAACGGTTTCGGAGAATGAGCTGACGCCGAGAACGCGATTGCCAAACACGCGATGCGCGGCATACAAGACGTATGTGGAATCGACGCCACCGCTATAAGCAACGAGCGCGTTGCGAAACTGGCCAAACCATGCCACCAGCTTCTGCTCCTTCTCCGCCGCAAGTTTTTCGAGTTCACTCATACATCACCTAAAATGCTGAAAACCCTCTCCCATAGGATACTTCCGGCCATCCGCTTCAATCACCTGTATGCCTTCCGATTGCGCAACGATCAGCCCGATTTCATACAACGTTATTTTCAGTGGTTTGGTCCTTCTCAGGAAGATTTCGCGAAATTTCTTACTAACTGTGAAAAGCAAATGGTAATCTTCTCCGCCATGCAGCGCAAGAATTCTTGGATCACGGTTTCTTTTTCGCTCCCAGTACAAGGCTGCCGGTGCAACAGGTAGCTTTTCCATCTCCACCTGCGCGCCCACTTTGCTCTCACGGCAAATTTCAGCAAGATCTGACGAGAGTCCATCACTCAAGTCAATCATGGAAGTGACCGTGGCCGATTGCGCAAGCTTCTGCGCAAGTTCCACAAGACAGGGCGGATCAATATGGCTCATGATAGCTTCCGTAACAAAATGAGAATCTCGTTGTCCCTCGGGAAAGATCAAACCATTCCCGAGCAGGCGAAAACCTTCCTTCAAGAGGTTCAATCCCACTGCCGAACTCCCAAGCTGGCCGCTCACAAAAATGGAATCTCCGTTCCGGGCGCCGTCTCGCTGCACTATTTTGTTTTTTGCAACCGAACCGATGAGAGTAACGTCAACAAACAACTGAGATGATGCCGAAACATTTCCACCAATCAAATGCAGATTAAGATCCTTTGACACGGAATTCATTCCTTCGTAAATGTCTTCGATCGCCTGAACGGGTGTGTCGGGTGGCAGACCGAGAGAAACAAGGTAATAGTTCGGCACGCCTGCCATGCTGGCAATATCGCTGAGATTAACCTTAATCGCCTTTCGCCCAACGTAAAAGAACGGCATATATTCCCGTCGAAAATGAACTCCCTCGATCAACGAATCAACTGTATACAAGTGGTAGGACCTTCCGCCCGGGTCGATAACGGCCGTATCCTCGGAGAAAGTCCGAACAATTTCTCCCGCACTTCCCATGTACTTCTTGAGCTCCTGCAACAGTTTTTTTTCTCCAATTTGATTCAGGGTTTGCGTCATGACCTCTTCATTATATCCTTCGCGATAGTCACATCTCGTGGGCTATACTTATTTGCGATTGTAGTCATCTATGCTATAGTGGCAATCAGTAAATAGCGGCCGATAAATCACCAGAATGCGGTTGAGGAGGGAACTTCACAGTCCATGGCAGGTGCCGAATACGAAGTTGATCTTATTATCAACAGCAATTATAAGTTCATAGATATTGGCCACGATCTCGTTAAATACCTCTGCAATCTGATCGGCTTTGATGAGGATACAACCCACTGGATTATTCTTGCCGTTCGAGAAGGAATCAGCAACGCCATCAAACACGGAAATAAAGGCGATCTCATGAAGAAAGTGGTCGTCAGAATGAGCTATGAGAACAACGAACTTTCCGTGATCATCGAGGATGAAGGGGTCGGCTTCGATCCTGCGCAGGTCCAAAATCCTTTGCTGCCCGAAAATCTTTTAAAGTCGACCGGTCGGGGCATTTTCTACATGAAGAGTTTTATGGATGGGGTTGAATACGAATTTAAAAAGAAGAATCACGGCACTGTTCTAAGAATGAAGAAGCATCTTCAGCCGGCATGAAGAGAACTCCACCGGATAAACCACAATTCAGCTACAGAGTTAGACTTTCCGAACAACCACTTCCTGAAATTCTCTTTACCATAGCCCAATACAAAGTCCCGGGAGTCGTCACAATCCTGCACGAGGGGATCACAAAGCAGGTTTTCGTGGACGAAGGAAACATTATTTTTGCGGCATCGAATTCTCCTGATGATCACCTGGGAGAGTTTCTTTTTCGGTGTGGAAAGATCACACGCATGGACTATGACAAATCGATTGAGCTGATGGCACAACAGAAAGGAAAGTGGCAAGGGGAGATTCTGATTGATATGGGATCCTTGCAAAGAGATGAATTGCCGTGGGCCGTGCGCAGTCATCAACAAGCGATCGTATGGTCCTTGTTCAATTGGTTCGAGGGTGAAGTCAACTTTCAACTCGGAAAGTTCAGACATTCCAAGCCGATCCAGCTGGATATTCCGATTCCGCGCTCTATTCTGGACGGAGTGCGCCACATCCAAAATGCAAAACGGGTCATTGGTTTGATGGGAAACCGTGAAACATTATTGCGCGCTGAAGAGAATGCCCTCCTCTGCATTGAACTCTACGGAGCCGAAGAAAAAGAGCGAACGGTTTTACGTCTTGTAGATGGAAAAACGAATCTTTACGATCTATGTGCCGGCTCGCCTTATAGCCCTCATGAAACTGCCAGAATCCTTTATGGTCTATATACGCTGAAACTCATTTATAGAAAAGATTCAGAGGGAATCCGGATTGTCTCCGGTTTACAGGCGCCTACTTTTCAGTAGTTAGCATGATGAACTGCCAAGACGCCAAGGCGCCAGGAAGAGAAAATACATTCTAGAATCTTGGCGTTCTTAGTGTCTTGACGGTTCAATGCATTTCATATGGGAATATTATTACGCTGCCATAGCATTCCTGAAATCGATACGATCGATGTTTATCTGCGTCATGGTGGTTATCAAGCTTTGGCGAAGGCAGTCCGGCTGGGCCCCCGGGAAATCGTGGAACAGGTGCGCAAATCAGGCCTTCGTGGAAGAGGGGGAGCAGGTTTTCCAACCGCAACGAAATGGGACGCTGTGCTATCACAGGAAAGGAAGCCTCACTATCTCATTTGCAACATAGCGGAGGGAGAACCTGGCTCGTTTAAAGACCGGGAACTCGTTAAAAACCCTCATATGGTTCTGGAATCAACGGCCATTGCCGCTTTTGCGGTTGGCGCTGAAAAAGCGTTTCTGTTTCTACGCGGCATTTTTGCAGAAGAAGAAGAGAGTCTGAAAAGGGCTTTGATCGCGGCGCGGAATCACAAATTTCTGGGCAATGACGGAATGCTGAAAGTGGAGCTGGTGATACACTGCGGTGAAGATTCATACATTGCCGGTGAAGAAACCGCAATGATTGAATCTCTGGAAGGAAAGCCAGCAATTCCCCGGGTGAAACCGCCACGTCCCCACGACTATGGCCTCTGGGAGTGCCCGACAGTTGTGAACAACGTGGAAACGCTTTGTAACACCATCCCGATCCTGATGCAAGGCTCCGAGACTTTTCGCAAACTGGGAACAAAGGAATCTCCCGGGTCAAAACTCTTTTGCCTTTCAGGGCAAATTCGCAAACCGGGCGTGTACGAATGTCCGTTGGGCATCCAGCTTTCAACTTTGCTGAACGATTTCGGTGGTGGTCCGCTGCCTGGGAGGCGATTCATCGCAATTTTTCCCGGCGGTCCTTCAACCCCAATCGTCCCCGTGGAATTGGATCCCTTCATGGATTTCGAAAATTTACAAAAAGTGGGGAGTCATCTGGGAACCGGCGGCGTGATTGTTATCGATGATTCGTCCGATCTCCGGCAAGTTGCTGTCCAAACCCTTTCTTTCTTTATGCGCGAAAGCTGCGGCGTTTGTCCCCCTTGCTTCATCGGAACACAAGAACTTCATAAATTGTTTCAAGTGCAACGTTCCGATGTTTTGAAAATTCGAGAATTTTGTGAAATGATGAAATATCGCGGTC includes these proteins:
- a CDS encoding TlpA family protein disulfide reductase — encoded protein: MKTSHIAIFVILLSLVFFVSYCKKPVKVSDLPEVELKDLDGAPVDLAQFRGKPLIINFWATWCGPCRFEIPMLNELHKKYSSRGLVIVGISTDEEGASIVKPFMKELPFEYSSFLKGKDTEEKFGGVWALPTTIFFDKEGKQVDKILGVQPREVFEQKIQQML
- a CDS encoding SDR family NAD(P)-dependent oxidoreductase — translated: MRRLKDKVAVITGGSKGIGKATAEALAREGCHVVLAARHEEELKKTAREISRLNVTVLTFKADVRKWKEVESLAARVQEKMGTPQILINNAGIGRFGEVTSMNEEDFRATLETNLFGVFYCSKAFLPGMIQNQEGHIVNISSLAGKNSFPGGSAYCASKHGLIAFAECLMLEVRHHNIKVSTICPGTVQTEFSSQTKDKSWAVTAEDVGQAVIDVLTTSAGSLISMVDLRPLHPPKR
- the larE gene encoding ATP-dependent sacrificial sulfur transferase LarE, whose amino-acid sequence is MSELEKLAAEKEQKLVAWFGQFRNALVAYSGGVDSTYVLYAAHRVFGNRVLGVSSFSETVPQVQKDSALENVKIIGAPYEIIYTEEMQKDAFRTNNTDRCFHCKDELYGVLKEIAGVRAFDVIVDGTNADDISDFRPGRQAAELHGVRSPLVEIGMKKLEIRVRSRLAGLTTWNIPASACLSSRIPHQSFITVEKLRTVELGEDFLRSLGFRQIRVRHHDKIVRIELAPQEMKRVWEEDLFDTIVAHFKSLGFKFVTLDLEGYRTGSLNE
- the thiL gene encoding thiamine-phosphate kinase, which translates into the protein MTQTLNQIGEKKLLQELKKYMGSAGEIVRTFSEDTAVIDPGGRSYHLYTVDSLIEGVHFRREYMPFFYVGRKAIKVNLSDIASMAGVPNYYLVSLGLPPDTPVQAIEDIYEGMNSVSKDLNLHLIGGNVSASSQLFVDVTLIGSVAKNKIVQRDGARNGDSIFVSGQLGSSAVGLNLLKEGFRLLGNGLIFPEGQRDSHFVTEAIMSHIDPPCLVELAQKLAQSATVTSMIDLSDGLSSDLAEICRESKVGAQVEMEKLPVAPAALYWERKRNRDPRILALHGGEDYHLLFTVSKKFREIFLRRTKPLKITLYEIGLIVAQSEGIQVIEADGRKYPMGEGFQHFR
- a CDS encoding ATP-binding protein, which codes for MAGAEYEVDLIINSNYKFIDIGHDLVKYLCNLIGFDEDTTHWIILAVREGISNAIKHGNKGDLMKKVVVRMSYENNELSVIIEDEGVGFDPAQVQNPLLPENLLKSTGRGIFYMKSFMDGVEYEFKKKNHGTVLRMKKHLQPA
- a CDS encoding DUF4388 domain-containing protein — protein: MKRTPPDKPQFSYRVRLSEQPLPEILFTIAQYKVPGVVTILHEGITKQVFVDEGNIIFAASNSPDDHLGEFLFRCGKITRMDYDKSIELMAQQKGKWQGEILIDMGSLQRDELPWAVRSHQQAIVWSLFNWFEGEVNFQLGKFRHSKPIQLDIPIPRSILDGVRHIQNAKRVIGLMGNRETLLRAEENALLCIELYGAEEKERTVLRLVDGKTNLYDLCAGSPYSPHETARILYGLYTLKLIYRKDSEGIRIVSGLQAPTFQ
- a CDS encoding SLBB domain-containing protein; its protein translation is MGILLRCHSIPEIDTIDVYLRHGGYQALAKAVRLGPREIVEQVRKSGLRGRGGAGFPTATKWDAVLSQERKPHYLICNIAEGEPGSFKDRELVKNPHMVLESTAIAAFAVGAEKAFLFLRGIFAEEEESLKRALIAARNHKFLGNDGMLKVELVIHCGEDSYIAGEETAMIESLEGKPAIPRVKPPRPHDYGLWECPTVVNNVETLCNTIPILMQGSETFRKLGTKESPGSKLFCLSGQIRKPGVYECPLGIQLSTLLNDFGGGPLPGRRFIAIFPGGPSTPIVPVELDPFMDFENLQKVGSHLGTGGVIVIDDSSDLRQVAVQTLSFFMRESCGVCPPCFIGTQELHKLFQVQRSDVLKIREFCEMMKYRGQCAHSRAAALTSLSFLNQFPQVFGTNV